The Leptospira paudalimensis region AGACGAAGGTGGACGTCACACTCCATTCTTTAACAACTACCGTCCACAATTCTACTTCAGAACTACTGACATCACTGGTGTTTGTAACTTACCTGGTGGAATGGAAATGGTTATGCCAGGTGATAACGTTACGATGTCTATCGAACTTATCCACCCAATTGCTATGGACCAAGGTTTGAAGTTCGCGATCCGTGAGGGTGGAAGAACAATTGGTTCTGGTGTTGTTGCGGAGATCGTTGAGTAATCGCAATGGCTGGACAAAGAATTCGCGTTAAGTTAAAAGCTTTCGATCATCGGTTGATTGACCAATCAACCTTTGAAATCGTTGCAACTGCGAAAAGGACTGGAGCTACTGTCTCCGGTCCTATCCCACTTCCAACGAAAAAAGAAATCTACACGGTATTACGTTCTCCGCACGTGAATAAAAAAGCTAGAGAACAATTTGAAATGAGAACTCACAAGAGACTCATCGATATTTTAAATACGAATGAAGATACGGTAGAAGCCCTAATGAAGCTTCAACTCCCTGCTGGAGTTTCCGTAGATATTAAATCCTAAGGATAGGATCCATGGCTAAAGGTTTAATCGGCGAAAAATTGGGCATGGCCCACATATTCAATAACGACGGTAAGATGGTAACTGTTACTGTTTTACGCGTGGGTCCTTGTTTTGTGTCCCAGGTAAAAACATCTGCTAATGATGGCTATGAAGCTGTTCAATTAGCATTCGGTGATGCCAAAGAAAAACACTTAACAAAGGCCGAAGTTGGACACATTAAAAAAGCGAATATCGCTTCTCCTAAAAAAACTTTGGTTGAATTCAAAGGATTTGAAGGCGTTGCAGTGGGTTCAGAATTGAAACTCGCTGATGTTTTTGCTTTGAATGATACAGTAAAAGTGACCGGAACTTCTAAAGGGAAGGGAACACAAGGTGTTGTAAAACGCCATGGTTTTGCTGGTGGTCCTGCTGGGCACGGTTCTCGTTTCCAAAGACACCCTGGTTCGATTGGATCGAACACAACTCCTGGACGTGTGTTCAAGGGTTTGAAGATGGGTGGAAGAATGGGTTCTGAGCAGACAACTGTTCGAAACCTGAAAGTAGTAAAAATTGATGCAGATGCTAACTTGGTATTTGTATCCGGTCCGGTTCCAGGAAGGGAACGCGGTATCGTTACGATAGAAAAAATCGGATAGATAGGTAGAACATGAAAGCGCGTAAATACAATAAAGAAGGCGTATTCGTAAGCGAAGTTGAACTTCCGGCAGAATTATTTGCTACCGGCATTTCGCTTGGAGCCATCTATGATGCGGTTAAAGCTGAAAATGCGAACAACAGACAAGGAACACATTCGACTAAAGATCGTTCCGAAGTTCGCGGTGGGGGAATCAAACCTTGGGCTCAAAAAGGAACTGGTCGTGCAAGACAAGGATCCATCAGAGCTCCACATTTCGTTGGTGGTGGTATCATTCATGGACCAAAACCAAGAGATTATTCCTCTAACTTGTCACGCAGCGTTAAGAAGAAAGCTGTTCTCTCCATCCTTAACAAAAAGGCAGAAGAAAACAGAATCGCGATCATAGAAGACGTAGAACCTTCTTCTTACTCCACAAAGTCCATCTACAACATTTTGAAGAACATGGACATTGCAGAGAAGGGTAACGTGGGATTTGTAGTAGCTGGTGAAAACCAATTCCTAAAAAGATCCACTCGCAATATAGAGAACCTCAAATATGTGAACAGCAAACGAGTCGTTTGCCGAGACATCCTCTATAATAACAATTTAGTAATCTCTGAAAGCGCTTTAAAAGAGCTTCAGGCTCAGTATTCTAAGAAAGGATAAGACAGTGAACCTAGAGAATGTAATCTTATCACCAGTTGTTACAGAAAAGTCGCAAGACCTGCAAACAATTGGAGAACGTATGGGAAAAAGAACTGTCAAGTATACGTTCAAAGTCCACCCGGATGCGAACAAAACTTTGATCAAACAAGCCCTGAAACAAATGTATAACGTCGTTCCGACTGCTATAAACGTAGCCGTTTATCGTGGAAAAATGAAACGTTTTAGAAACATGCCGTCCCCAAGACCTCACTACAAAAAAGCAGTAGTGACCTTTGCTGACGGAGCAAATTTGGATTTTGCTAAGGTTTAATTATGGGAATTAGAAAACTTAAACCCACAACACAGTCTAGCCGGTATTATTCGGTATTAGATTTCAAAGAAATCACAGAAGTGGTTCCTTATAAACCTCTCACTGCCAATTTTTCATACAAAGCTGGTCGTGACAATAAGGGACGTATTGCTGTTAGACGCAAAGGTGGACGTAACAAAAGAAAGTTTCGTATCATCGATTTCAAACGTAATAAATTTGGGATCCCTGCTACAGTAAAAACAATTGAATACGATCCAAACCGTTCAGCATTCATTGCTCTTGTCTGTTATGCGGATGGGGAATACCGATACATTTTAGCTCCAAACGGTC contains the following coding sequences:
- the rpsJ gene encoding 30S ribosomal protein S10, which encodes MAGQRIRVKLKAFDHRLIDQSTFEIVATAKRTGATVSGPIPLPTKKEIYTVLRSPHVNKKAREQFEMRTHKRLIDILNTNEDTVEALMKLQLPAGVSVDIKS
- the rplC gene encoding 50S ribosomal protein L3, producing the protein MAKGLIGEKLGMAHIFNNDGKMVTVTVLRVGPCFVSQVKTSANDGYEAVQLAFGDAKEKHLTKAEVGHIKKANIASPKKTLVEFKGFEGVAVGSELKLADVFALNDTVKVTGTSKGKGTQGVVKRHGFAGGPAGHGSRFQRHPGSIGSNTTPGRVFKGLKMGGRMGSEQTTVRNLKVVKIDADANLVFVSGPVPGRERGIVTIEKIG
- the rplD gene encoding 50S ribosomal protein L4, producing MKARKYNKEGVFVSEVELPAELFATGISLGAIYDAVKAENANNRQGTHSTKDRSEVRGGGIKPWAQKGTGRARQGSIRAPHFVGGGIIHGPKPRDYSSNLSRSVKKKAVLSILNKKAEENRIAIIEDVEPSSYSTKSIYNILKNMDIAEKGNVGFVVAGENQFLKRSTRNIENLKYVNSKRVVCRDILYNNNLVISESALKELQAQYSKKG
- a CDS encoding 50S ribosomal protein L23; protein product: MNLENVILSPVVTEKSQDLQTIGERMGKRTVKYTFKVHPDANKTLIKQALKQMYNVVPTAINVAVYRGKMKRFRNMPSPRPHYKKAVVTFADGANLDFAKV